ACATTCCAGATTCGGGCAGGCATCAATCACTTCCTTAGTGATCGGCGATTTGTTAGTCAGCACAATATTGGCTGGTTTAGCACGCTCAATCACCTGTTCCGGACCATCAGTTGAACGGTCATAGCAGGTGAAATCACCCAGTTTCGCTACCGGATCCCAGGGGTTATCCCCCGGGTTCAGTGTATATCCATCAAGGCATACAATTGTTTTCATTACAATTCCTTTTTAAGACGAAGTGGTTGCCAGCCGGTTCTTAACACTGGCAAACAGATTGCGAATCGCTTTGTTTACCGCCGGGATCTGGCTACAAATAATCATAGTGATGATGCAAACCAGAATCAGTGAGATTGGTCGTTCAATCATTGGCATCAGACTGCCGCCAGTTGTTTTAAGACCGGTACGAAGCGCCGTATCAGCCATAGGACCAAGGATCACACCGATAACCAGCGGAGCAATCGGAACATGCAGCTTCATAAAGAAGTAGGAAATAATGCCGATAACGCCCATCAGGTACAGGTTAAAGACACGCATACCCAATGCAAATGAACCGATAACACACAGCACAGCAATCAGAGGCATAAACAGTGTCTGCGGGATACGCAGAATGTGGACAACCTGCTTGGACAGAATCATACCACACACCCACATCGCAATGGCCGCAGCAAACAGAATGGCTGTTACTTCAGGGATAAAGGTCGGGTTAGTCTTAAGCAGCATTGGGCCTGGAGCCACGTTATGCAGCATCAGCGCACCCAGCAGCATTACCGCCGGAGGTGATCCCGGAATACCAAGGCTAAGCAGCGGGATCATTGCACCACCCACACAAGCCTGGTTGGCAACCGAAGTTGAAATAACCCCTTCCGGCGCACCCTTACCAAAGGTTTCAGGCTTCTTACTGGTCTTTCTTGCAATACCGTATGCAACCCATGCTGCAATATCCTCACCAATACCCGGAACCGCACCGATACCAACACCGGTCAGCGCAGAACCACCAATCAGACGGGAGTTCTTAAACATGGTTTTCATATCAGGTATCAGCTTGCCGATGGACTTGGCGTTCATCGACTTCATCTTCATCTTGGACTCCAGTACAGACATAATCTGCGGAATACCAAAGGCACCAATCAGAACCGGAACCACGTCGATACCGTTATCAAGGTCATGCATTCCCATAGTGAAACGCGGATACATCTGCATATGGTCCTGACCGATTGTCGACAGCCAGATACCAAACAGACCCGCAATCCAGCCTTTAATCGCCAGCTCCGGCGAGGTCAGACTACCACTAATAAGAATACCGAACAGCGCCAGAAGGAAGTACTCGTAAGAAGTAAACTGCAGCGCGGCTTTGGCAATCATAGGAGAAAGCAGAGCCACAAACACCATGCCGATAGCAGAGCCGATCAGCGATGAGGTAGTTGCCAGTCCGAATGCACGGCCTGTCTGGCCTTTTTGCGCCATCGGGTAACCGTCCATTGCCGTTGCAGCCGAAGCTGCTGTGCCCGGAATATTCAGCAGAATCGAGGTATACATACCGCCATATACGCCACCAACATAGATGGAAAGCAGTGCCAGCAGTGCTGTCTGGTTATCCAGACCATAGGTTAAGGTTGTAAGAAGAGCGACACCAAGCGTTGCCGTCAGGCCAGGCATAGCGCCGAAAATAATCCCCAGAAAGGTACTGCCCACAAGGATCAGTATCAGGAGCGGGGATGTGAAAATATGCCAGAACATACTTCCGAATACAGATAAAATGTCCATATATTAATCCCTATTAAAATGCGTCTTCGAGCTGCGACATCTGCTCATCAGATAGTTCAACTTCTTCAGCTTTGTTACCGGTGGAGATGTAGGTGTAATAAGTGGTGTTAAACACCTGCTCAACAACCAGACCTTCTTTCGGCAGCGGTACCAGCAAGAAGTAGCGGAAAATAGGACACAGCACAGCCGGGAAAATAATCGCAATCAGTGTCATCCGGCGTACTTTCTGTACCAGCTCCTGATTGGCTTTTTTCGCACTGCTGTACATAGCAGCAATCATGGCAACACCTGTAGCAGCCAGCAGGAAGTCCGTAGTAAATGGATAACCGCTGTTCACTGCCTGATCGATACCCGTCATAAAGATAACCGTCGATAAAGCGATATTGCCGTAGTAGATCTTAAGCAGCTTCTTAGAAATCTCCGGCTCATCCAGATAGTAAAGGCCGATATAAAGCAGAAGAAAAACGGCAGAAGCTAAGAAGAAATCGTACCAGGTGATCAGTACATAGATGTAACTGATGATGCCACCAGCGGACACAAGAAAACCGCTTGGATTGATCTCTTTAAAATATTTTAGAAAACGCTCGCGACCCTGTTCATTTTTGCTCTGCATAAATACAGAAAGACCTGCTGCAAACAGAGAGCAGCCGATAAACAGAGGAAGAAGCCCCGGTGATTCATACCATTCGGTAGTAACACCACCGACAGTTCCCGAGAAAGGCATTGTCAGTGAAGTGGCGATAACACCAATGGAAAACAACATAACAACAAGGGAGAAGGCAAAGTCCCATCCATGCATTTTCTCCTGTTCCAGTGCTTGCGCAGCTGCTTTGTCATCTTCTAGGTGCTCGTCCTTTGAGTGCATGGTAGTGTCAGACATTATGACCCCCAAATCGATAATTGAAACGAGATAAAAAACTGAACTGACCGGAACCTCAGAGGTGGAGATGAGGCTCCGGTTGCTTACTCCGGAATATTACTCAGGGCGAGGAATACCCAGTGACTCAGGGTTAACCTTAGCCGCTTCCAGTTCCCAAAGTGTCCAACTGAACAGAGACTCAAGACGTGCCATACGCTGGTTTGCTTTCTTACCAAACTCACCCACTACCTTGTAGTGATTTTCACGCGCATAGTTTGTGATCTCATCGCTCTGCATCGCACTGGCGAAGGCTTTCGCAACTTTCATCTTGATATCACGAGGGGTTTCTTTCTTCATTGCAAAACCGATAGCCTGAGAGATAGGCAGATGCTTAGTTAGCGCAGGATATGCCTTCAGACCAGACGGGATCTTAACGTCACCAACAGTAAAAGGTTCTTCAGTAAGTGTTGCCAGTGCCTTAAAGTCACCAGCCTGAATAAGCTGGTTTTGCTCTGCAACAGAAGTGATAACCACATCTACTTCACCACTTAGTGCTGCGTTCTGGCTCTTAGAAGAACCTGGGTAAGGAATAAAGTTCATCTCACCGCCAATACCTTTTGCAAACGCAAGGTAGTTGATATGGTGAAGAGAGCCCGCAGAGCCTGCACCCACTCTTAGTTTATTTGGATTTGCTTTTACATATTCAACCAGCTCTTCAATTGTGTCGATTTCAGAGTTTCTTGAAACTGAAATCACATCCGGAGAACTTGCCACAATAAAGTAGTCGAATACATCCATACGGTTATCCCAACCGCCCATAACCGCTGCCGTTACGTTAGACTCAGACAGACCAACAAATGTGTAGCCATCCGCCTTAGCTCCGAAACCTTCTAACAGACCAACCGAACCAGAGACACCACCTGGTTTATTAATGACGTTAATATTAGTTCCCAAATACTTAGCCATAGATGCTGTCGCAACGCGGTTAATCACATCAGTACCGCCGCCTGCAGACCAGGTCACCACGTCAGTGATGTTACGGCTTGGGTAGCGCTCCGATGCAAAAGATACGTTTGACATCATTGTTACTGCAGCAATAGCAGCACCGGCAAGTAATGTTCTTCTTTTCATGTTGTATACCTTTTTATAATTTGTGCCTGTGGCACAGTATTAAGTTAACATTTTGTAGTGGTACGAGTCGTAGGGTCGGGTCACTAAAACTTCATAAAGTAGCCCTGCAGATCTGCCCAAATGTCCATATATTCTTTCTTGCGCAGACTTTCTTCGAAACTGGACATACCAATCTCGTCGATTCGGTTTGAAATACGGTTAGTCATATTTACGTTGGCTTCGAACATCTTCACGATGTCCCAGCGTGTTGGTGAGGTATCCGAGGTTAACCAACCCTGGTAGTTGAACTTCTTCAGATAGAAGATAAATTCGATGTATTGCATCAGGCTGCGGCTTCCGCAGAAGTAGTCCCAGTCCCATTTGCCATCGTTATCATTAATGTGGATGTAGTAAGGCACATCCTGAGCATTCAGCAGTGCAAGCTCTTCTGCCGGGTTGTTGTCGCCATAAAGCGAATGACCGTAATCCAGAGTCACACCAAGGCTTGGATTGCCGA
This genomic stretch from Vibrio sp. JC009 harbors:
- a CDS encoding tripartite tricarboxylate transporter substrate binding protein, whose protein sequence is MKRRTLLAGAAIAAVTMMSNVSFASERYPSRNITDVVTWSAGGGTDVINRVATASMAKYLGTNINVINKPGGVSGSVGLLEGFGAKADGYTFVGLSESNVTAAVMGGWDNRMDVFDYFIVASSPDVISVSRNSEIDTIEELVEYVKANPNKLRVGAGSAGSLHHINYLAFAKGIGGEMNFIPYPGSSKSQNAALSGEVDVVITSVAEQNQLIQAGDFKALATLTEEPFTVGDVKIPSGLKAYPALTKHLPISQAIGFAMKKETPRDIKMKVAKAFASAMQSDEITNYARENHYKVVGEFGKKANQRMARLESLFSWTLWELEAAKVNPESLGIPRPE
- a CDS encoding tripartite tricarboxylate transporter permease — encoded protein: MDILSVFGSMFWHIFTSPLLILILVGSTFLGIIFGAMPGLTATLGVALLTTLTYGLDNQTALLALLSIYVGGVYGGMYTSILLNIPGTAASAATAMDGYPMAQKGQTGRAFGLATTSSLIGSAIGMVFVALLSPMIAKAALQFTSYEYFLLALFGILISGSLTSPELAIKGWIAGLFGIWLSTIGQDHMQMYPRFTMGMHDLDNGIDVVPVLIGAFGIPQIMSVLESKMKMKSMNAKSIGKLIPDMKTMFKNSRLIGGSALTGVGIGAVPGIGEDIAAWVAYGIARKTSKKPETFGKGAPEGVISTSVANQACVGGAMIPLLSLGIPGSPPAVMLLGALMLHNVAPGPMLLKTNPTFIPEVTAILFAAAIAMWVCGMILSKQVVHILRIPQTLFMPLIAVLCVIGSFALGMRVFNLYLMGVIGIISYFFMKLHVPIAPLVIGVILGPMADTALRTGLKTTGGSLMPMIERPISLILVCIITMIICSQIPAVNKAIRNLFASVKNRLATTSS